The following are encoded in a window of Amycolatopsis lexingtonensis genomic DNA:
- a CDS encoding acyl-CoA dehydrogenase family protein yields MSLPEDFEDILGAAHEIGPKLAALAPDVDARTGDIGETYDLLREAGFLKLVVPKRYGGAGLGFEHYWQVLAALAAYNGPAALGLNMHNAVIGSMCDAADAPLPPMAENFRTWFFDEIVDGGKMFASASSEVGSGAKLMGLRTTYRPTEDGSGYVISGKKAFVSLARVADYYAVPARPEGSTDPGKISHFLVAREDDGVKFGEIYEMSAMYGTSTAGMSLDDVVVPAGRLFLGIEGMSLPKIIREPHWMIAGYTGAYLGICEAIVRFVVDAMAAAPGRADSAVVQRNLGWMSARLAAARALVFDAGRSIDADRGSIEANARVHAAKYVVGELGPDLIREAVSLCGSAAVSRGKALERLIREVQYCGVMPAKPDECLEYVGKAALGVNLYEEGAFSW; encoded by the coding sequence ATGAGCCTTCCCGAAGACTTCGAAGACATTCTCGGCGCGGCCCACGAGATCGGGCCCAAGCTCGCCGCGCTCGCCCCGGACGTCGATGCGCGGACCGGCGACATCGGGGAAACCTACGACCTCCTGCGCGAGGCCGGGTTCCTGAAGCTGGTGGTGCCGAAGCGGTACGGCGGCGCCGGGCTCGGGTTCGAGCACTACTGGCAGGTCCTGGCCGCCCTCGCCGCCTACAACGGGCCCGCGGCGCTCGGTCTCAACATGCACAACGCCGTCATCGGGAGCATGTGCGACGCCGCGGACGCCCCGCTGCCGCCGATGGCCGAGAACTTCCGCACCTGGTTCTTCGACGAGATCGTCGACGGCGGCAAGATGTTCGCCTCCGCCTCTTCGGAGGTGGGCAGCGGCGCGAAGCTGATGGGCCTGCGCACCACCTACCGGCCCACGGAGGACGGCAGCGGGTACGTCATCAGCGGCAAGAAGGCGTTCGTCTCGCTCGCGCGCGTCGCCGACTACTACGCCGTGCCGGCCCGGCCCGAGGGGAGCACGGACCCGGGCAAGATCTCGCACTTCCTGGTGGCGCGCGAGGACGACGGCGTCAAGTTCGGCGAGATCTACGAAATGAGCGCGATGTACGGCACGAGCACGGCGGGCATGTCGCTCGACGACGTCGTGGTGCCGGCCGGGCGCCTGTTCCTCGGCATCGAAGGGATGTCGCTGCCGAAGATCATCCGCGAGCCGCACTGGATGATCGCCGGCTACACCGGGGCGTACCTGGGCATCTGTGAGGCCATCGTCCGGTTCGTCGTGGACGCGATGGCCGCGGCGCCCGGCCGCGCGGACTCGGCGGTGGTCCAGCGCAACCTCGGCTGGATGTCGGCCCGGCTGGCCGCCGCCCGCGCGCTGGTGTTCGACGCGGGCCGGTCGATCGACGCGGACCGGGGCAGCATCGAGGCCAACGCCCGGGTGCACGCCGCGAAGTACGTCGTCGGCGAGCTGGGGCCCGACCTCATCCGCGAGGCCGTTTCGCTGTGCGGGTCCGCGGCCGTGAGCCGGGGGAAGGCGCTGGAACGGCTGATCCGGGAGGTCCAGTACTGCGGCGTGATGCCGGCGAAACCCGACGAGTGCCTGGAGTATGTCGGCAAGGCGGCCCTCGGGGTCAACCTCTACGAGGAAGGCGCGTTTTCATGGTGA
- a CDS encoding acyl carrier protein, translating to MPELTLEDHSRIKKIVCGVLEVDPDGLTDTDGFEDHGIDSVKAIEIITILEDELDITIDLAELERITNLERVYEIVATAR from the coding sequence ATGCCGGAGCTGACACTCGAAGACCACAGCCGGATCAAGAAGATCGTCTGCGGGGTGCTGGAGGTCGACCCCGACGGGCTGACCGACACCGACGGTTTCGAAGACCACGGGATCGACTCGGTCAAGGCCATCGAGATCATCACCATCCTCGAGGACGAGCTGGACATCACGATCGACCTGGCCGAGCTCGAACGGATCACGAACCTCGAGCGCGTGTACGAGATCGTCGCCACGGCGCGATGA
- a CDS encoding pyridoxal phosphate-dependent decarboxylase family protein — translation MSEPVGDWPPAEFERYGHDVLALIREHFESVRSVPVTVPRSSSELMASLRAELPETGEDFAAVLADTRDRVLPHVVHWNHPSFHAYFANSASFPGVLAETLTAAMNVNAMLWKSGPAASALERVVLGWVAELVGYPAEADSVLVNGASLATLYALAAARDAALGDDVRVNGVPPGTVLRVYTSDQAHSSVEKAAITLGIGQANVVRLPADAEYRLRPDLLDEAIRQDRAAGRVPVAVVATVGTTSVGAADPVRPIARVCAEHGVWLHVDAAFGGFWRLAPSLAGRVEDLAPADSLVVNPHKCLYVPMEATVLHCRRRGALAGTFRLVPEYLTSHQDDEIVDYMDLSPQLGRSFRALKLWWVIRTFGRAGLAARLEESVQQAQWLRAHVDGHPDWRSPVGSRYPLLCLRYEPAGVPDLDALNAAIVDEINASGKAFLSHAVLRDGYVIRVSIGNIRTTRADVERLWDLLTGVAARLSTPDLRRAA, via the coding sequence ATGTCTGAGCCGGTCGGCGACTGGCCGCCGGCCGAATTCGAACGGTACGGCCACGACGTGCTGGCGCTGATCCGCGAGCACTTCGAGTCGGTCCGGTCGGTGCCGGTCACGGTGCCCCGGTCGAGCAGTGAGCTGATGGCGTCGCTGCGGGCCGAGCTCCCGGAGACGGGCGAGGACTTCGCCGCGGTGCTGGCCGACACCCGGGATCGGGTGCTGCCGCACGTCGTGCACTGGAACCACCCGTCGTTCCACGCGTACTTCGCGAACAGCGCGAGCTTTCCCGGTGTCCTGGCCGAAACGCTGACCGCGGCGATGAACGTGAACGCGATGCTGTGGAAGAGCGGCCCCGCGGCGTCCGCGCTGGAACGGGTGGTGCTCGGCTGGGTCGCCGAACTGGTCGGCTACCCGGCCGAGGCCGACAGCGTCCTGGTCAACGGCGCGTCGCTCGCCACGCTGTACGCCCTCGCCGCCGCCCGGGACGCCGCGCTCGGCGACGACGTGCGGGTCAACGGCGTCCCACCGGGCACCGTGCTCCGCGTCTACACCTCCGACCAGGCGCACAGCTCGGTGGAGAAGGCGGCGATCACGCTGGGCATCGGGCAGGCGAACGTGGTGCGGCTGCCCGCCGACGCGGAGTACCGGCTGCGCCCCGACCTGCTCGACGAGGCGATCCGGCAGGACCGCGCGGCCGGCCGGGTGCCGGTCGCGGTCGTCGCGACCGTCGGCACCACGTCCGTCGGCGCGGCCGACCCGGTGCGGCCGATCGCGCGGGTGTGCGCCGAGCACGGCGTCTGGCTGCACGTCGACGCCGCGTTCGGCGGGTTCTGGCGGCTGGCGCCCTCGCTCGCCGGCCGGGTGGAGGACCTGGCGCCCGCGGATTCCCTGGTGGTCAACCCGCACAAGTGCCTGTACGTCCCGATGGAGGCGACGGTCCTGCACTGCCGCCGTCGTGGCGCGCTGGCCGGCACGTTCCGGCTCGTGCCCGAGTACCTGACTTCGCACCAGGACGACGAAATCGTCGACTACATGGACCTCTCGCCGCAGCTCGGCCGCAGTTTCCGGGCACTGAAGCTGTGGTGGGTGATCCGGACGTTCGGCCGGGCCGGGCTCGCCGCGCGGCTCGAGGAAAGCGTGCAGCAGGCGCAGTGGCTGCGGGCACACGTCGACGGCCACCCGGACTGGCGCAGCCCGGTCGGTTCGCGGTACCCGTTGCTGTGCCTGCGGTACGAGCCGGCGGGGGTGCCCGACCTCGATGCGCTCAACGCGGCGATCGTCGACGAGATCAACGCGTCCGGCAAGGCGTTCCTGTCCCACGCGGTGCTGCGCGACGGCTACGTCATCCGCGTGTCGATCGGCAACATCCGCACCACCCGCGCGGACGTCGAACGCCTGTGGGACCTGCTGACCGGGGTGGCGGCCCGACTGTCCACACCGGACCTCCGCCGGGCGGCGTGA
- a CDS encoding acyl-CoA thioesterase has translation MVKPSFTFKPRFYEIDGQGVMFNMWYLGYVDEAIDVFFVDQGLPYAEWRDLGFDVHVVHAELDWSAGVRARDFTEILVSTSRIGGKSFTLDFAFRRNGEIACTGCIVYAVVSTDGHGTIPLPGRLVEALGEVQSLRG, from the coding sequence ATGGTGAAGCCCAGTTTCACGTTCAAGCCGCGGTTCTACGAGATCGACGGCCAAGGCGTCATGTTCAACATGTGGTACCTCGGCTACGTCGACGAGGCGATCGACGTCTTCTTCGTCGACCAGGGCCTGCCCTACGCCGAATGGCGCGACCTGGGTTTCGACGTGCACGTGGTGCACGCGGAGCTCGACTGGAGCGCCGGCGTGCGGGCCCGCGACTTCACCGAAATCCTGGTCAGCACGTCCCGGATCGGCGGCAAGAGCTTCACCCTGGACTTCGCCTTCCGGCGCAACGGGGAGATCGCCTGCACCGGGTGCATCGTCTACGCCGTGGTCTCCACCGACGGGCACGGCACCATCCCGCTTCCCGGCCGCCTGGTCGAAGCGCTCGGCGAAGTCCAGTCCCTGCGGGGCTGA
- a CDS encoding beta-ketoacyl-[acyl-carrier-protein] synthase family protein, whose translation MTGPERVVVTGRGVVSSIGTGMGEFTEGLRAGRCAAGPLTAFDTTGFDHANACEVTDFVPERWITGTAELGRASRFAVAAARMAVAEAGLTDADLRDRRGHIGVGTTNGEGPDLDRLSAQSVEGGLAAMDPALAGRVGADRLAAAVAGEFGLWDVETVAFTTACAAGNYAIGAGFDAIRAGDADFALTGGTDAVCRQSFASFYRLGIIAPDRCRPFDADRAGILTGEGSGMLLLESLTSARARGAHVFAEILGYGMNCDAEHPTQPDAAGVEACIELALRDAGVRTGDVDLVSAHGTGTKSNDVTEAQAIRAVYGDRPPRTVGWKSMLGHTMGAAAALSAVACTVVLTEGFIPPTVNHRRTDPDCGIDCVPNRSVPADVRVVQNNSFAFNGNNMIVVLARPEERP comes from the coding sequence ATGACCGGGCCGGAACGCGTCGTCGTCACCGGGCGCGGCGTGGTCTCCAGCATCGGCACCGGGATGGGCGAGTTCACCGAGGGCCTCCGGGCGGGGCGCTGCGCGGCCGGCCCGCTCACGGCGTTCGACACGACGGGGTTCGACCACGCGAACGCCTGCGAGGTAACGGATTTCGTGCCGGAACGCTGGATCACCGGGACGGCCGAGCTGGGCCGGGCGAGCCGGTTCGCCGTCGCGGCCGCCCGGATGGCGGTGGCGGAGGCCGGGCTGACCGACGCGGACCTGCGGGACCGCCGCGGCCACATCGGCGTCGGCACGACCAACGGCGAGGGCCCGGACCTCGACCGGCTCAGTGCCCAGTCGGTCGAGGGCGGCCTCGCGGCGATGGACCCGGCGCTGGCGGGGCGGGTCGGCGCGGACCGGCTCGCCGCCGCTGTCGCCGGCGAGTTCGGGCTGTGGGACGTGGAGACGGTGGCGTTCACGACCGCCTGCGCGGCCGGCAACTACGCGATCGGGGCCGGGTTCGACGCGATCCGGGCCGGGGACGCGGACTTCGCGCTCACCGGCGGGACGGACGCGGTCTGCCGGCAGTCCTTCGCGTCGTTCTACCGGCTCGGCATCATCGCGCCGGACCGCTGCCGCCCCTTCGACGCCGACCGCGCGGGCATCCTCACCGGCGAGGGTTCGGGGATGCTGCTGCTGGAGAGCCTGACCTCCGCCCGCGCCCGCGGCGCGCACGTCTTCGCGGAGATCCTCGGGTACGGCATGAACTGCGACGCCGAGCACCCGACGCAACCGGACGCCGCCGGCGTCGAGGCGTGCATCGAACTGGCGCTGCGCGACGCCGGCGTGCGCACCGGGGACGTCGATCTCGTCTCCGCGCACGGCACCGGGACCAAGTCCAACGACGTCACCGAAGCACAGGCGATCCGGGCCGTCTACGGCGACCGGCCACCCCGGACGGTCGGGTGGAAGTCCATGCTGGGGCACACGATGGGCGCGGCGGCCGCCCTCAGCGCGGTCGCCTGCACGGTGGTGCTCACCGAGGGGTTCATCCCGCCGACGGTCAACCACCGCCGGACGGACCCGGACTGCGGGATCGACTGCGTGCCCAACCGGTCGGTGCCCGCCGACGTGCGCGTGGTGCAGAACAACAGCTTCGCGTTCAACGGCAACAACATGATCGTCGTCCTGGCCCGACCCGAGGAGCGGCCGTGA
- a CDS encoding class I SAM-dependent methyltransferase, which produces MGDSGGERQSTHALRLEKELSRYQERLRELFGVGAAYRVLDIGCGAGATTRDAARSAPEGSVHGVDVAAPVIETARRLAAEEGVPNATFEQADAQSHPFPPAHFDLAISRFGTMFFADPVAAFTNIGRALRPGARLVQLVWQDADRQEWAEWADAIKPPSDGTTSLDGSPFSLGDPRNFHEILTAAGFTGIEVTELSEPIDYGTQAEAYDFVLGMSRDLFEELEPAEVPAAHDRLRAVLAAHDTGDGVWFGSRAWFVTAHR; this is translated from the coding sequence ATGGGCGATTCGGGCGGAGAACGGCAGAGCACGCACGCACTGCGGCTGGAAAAGGAGCTGAGCCGGTACCAGGAAAGGCTGCGGGAATTGTTCGGGGTTGGCGCCGCTTACCGCGTGCTCGACATCGGGTGCGGCGCGGGCGCGACGACCCGGGACGCGGCGCGGTCGGCGCCGGAGGGCAGCGTGCACGGCGTCGACGTGGCCGCGCCGGTGATCGAGACCGCCCGGCGGCTGGCGGCGGAAGAAGGCGTCCCGAACGCCACTTTCGAGCAGGCCGACGCGCAGTCGCACCCGTTTCCCCCGGCGCACTTCGACCTCGCCATCAGCCGGTTCGGCACGATGTTCTTCGCCGACCCGGTGGCCGCGTTCACCAACATCGGCCGGGCGCTGCGGCCCGGCGCGCGATTGGTTCAGCTGGTCTGGCAGGACGCGGATCGCCAGGAGTGGGCCGAGTGGGCCGACGCGATCAAACCGCCGTCCGACGGCACCACTTCACTGGACGGCTCGCCGTTTTCGCTCGGCGATCCCCGGAATTTCCACGAAATCCTCACCGCCGCCGGATTCACCGGAATCGAAGTGACCGAGCTGAGCGAACCGATCGACTACGGAACGCAGGCGGAGGCCTACGACTTCGTGCTCGGTATGTCCCGCGATCTATTCGAGGAACTGGAACCGGCGGAGGTGCCGGCCGCGCACGACCGGCTGCGCGCGGTGCTGGCCGCGCACGACACCGGCGACGGCGTGTGGTTCGGCTCCCGCGCCTGGTTCGTCACCGCCCACCGCTAG
- a CDS encoding SDR family oxidoreductase, which translates to MSSESRVALVTGGARGIGRSLCERLAADGFRVAVNYRANAAAAEELVAALLAAGGDAVALRADVCDADQARDLVRATEAHFGAPTTVLVNNVGEFTLSPVGATSPQRWDAVMASNLNSVFYTTLAALPGMRKARFGRVITLGLSPTVLVRGAPNIAAYAVAKTGVAVLTRSLATEEARHGITVNCVAPGLIDNGHLPPEQAGWMAQRVPAGRLGTGEDIAEAVAYLVSDRADYVSGATLSVAGGWDWDDRPTDHDGQVTDLFEDEAANV; encoded by the coding sequence ATGTCGAGCGAATCCCGGGTGGCCTTGGTGACCGGCGGCGCGCGGGGCATTGGCCGGTCGCTGTGCGAACGGCTCGCCGCCGACGGCTTCCGGGTCGCGGTGAACTACCGCGCGAACGCCGCGGCCGCCGAGGAACTCGTGGCGGCGCTGCTGGCCGCGGGCGGGGACGCCGTCGCGCTGCGGGCCGACGTGTGCGACGCCGATCAGGCGCGGGATCTGGTGCGGGCGACCGAAGCGCACTTCGGCGCGCCCACCACGGTTCTCGTCAACAACGTCGGCGAGTTCACGCTGAGCCCGGTCGGCGCGACCTCGCCGCAGCGCTGGGACGCCGTCATGGCCAGCAACCTGAACTCGGTCTTCTACACGACGCTGGCGGCGTTGCCCGGCATGCGGAAGGCCCGGTTCGGCCGGGTCATCACCCTCGGCCTCAGCCCCACCGTGCTGGTGCGCGGGGCCCCGAACATCGCCGCGTACGCGGTGGCGAAGACCGGGGTGGCCGTGCTGACCCGGTCGCTCGCCACCGAGGAAGCGCGCCACGGCATCACCGTGAACTGCGTCGCGCCGGGGCTGATCGACAACGGGCACCTGCCGCCGGAACAGGCGGGGTGGATGGCGCAGCGGGTGCCCGCCGGCCGGCTCGGCACCGGGGAGGACATCGCCGAGGCCGTGGCCTACCTGGTGTCCGATCGTGCCGACTACGTCTCGGGCGCGACGCTTTCGGTCGCGGGCGGCTGGGACTGGGACGACCGGCCCACCGACCACGACGGCCAGGTGACCGACCTGTTCGAAGACGAGGCGGCGAATGTCTGA
- a CDS encoding beta-ketoacyl synthase N-terminal-like domain-containing protein has protein sequence MIVTDWAAISPFGVSTADFSAGVLAGAPDGPRTVPGFDPRELLGKQASLSMTRSAALAAATCARLAAEDDVPARTGLVLATTTGSVQSILDVTRISLTGKKPYRIPPSTILGAAINSAAGQTAIRHALKGPNTTLAAGRPSGLVALGYARRLLDAGRADTVIAGGVEEDSEARTCIDQLCGGKAPLVEGCAMVRLARTGPGLAEVVAVASLFAADGDFGTAVRRAVRRVLAPGTPVWAALTSGTTGDPEFTVVADSCRPDVMFPPLTETLGEAHAVSATFQLAAVLSHAAAAPAAGRLALLTSVDPGGAVAAALLRLGAGR, from the coding sequence GTGATCGTCACCGACTGGGCCGCGATCTCGCCGTTCGGTGTGTCCACAGCGGACTTTTCCGCCGGTGTCCTGGCCGGCGCGCCCGACGGGCCCCGGACGGTCCCGGGCTTCGACCCCCGCGAGCTGCTCGGCAAGCAGGCGTCCCTCAGCATGACGCGGTCCGCCGCCCTCGCCGCGGCGACGTGCGCGCGCCTGGCCGCCGAGGACGACGTCCCGGCGCGCACCGGGCTGGTGCTGGCGACGACGACCGGCAGCGTGCAGAGCATCCTCGACGTCACCCGCATCTCGCTGACCGGCAAGAAGCCCTACCGCATCCCGCCGTCCACCATCCTCGGCGCGGCCATCAACAGCGCCGCGGGGCAGACCGCGATCCGCCACGCGCTGAAGGGACCCAACACGACGCTGGCGGCGGGACGGCCCTCGGGCCTCGTCGCCCTCGGCTACGCGCGGCGCCTGCTCGACGCGGGCCGTGCGGACACCGTCATCGCCGGCGGCGTCGAGGAGGATTCCGAAGCCAGGACGTGCATCGACCAGCTGTGCGGCGGCAAGGCGCCACTGGTCGAAGGCTGTGCGATGGTCCGGCTGGCGCGGACCGGCCCTGGACTCGCCGAGGTCGTCGCCGTCGCGTCGCTCTTCGCCGCGGACGGCGACTTCGGGACCGCCGTGCGCCGCGCGGTGCGGCGGGTGCTCGCGCCCGGCACCCCGGTGTGGGCCGCCCTCACCTCCGGCACGACCGGTGACCCGGAGTTCACGGTCGTCGCCGACTCGTGCCGCCCGGACGTCATGTTCCCGCCGCTGACCGAGACCCTCGGCGAGGCCCACGCCGTGTCCGCGACCTTCCAGCTGGCCGCCGTGCTGAGCCACGCCGCGGCCGCCCCCGCCGCCGGTCGGCTCGCCCTGCTGACCTCGGTGGACCCCGGCGGCGCGGTGGCCGCCGCGCTCCTGCGCCTGGGTGCGGGCCGATGA
- a CDS encoding alpha/beta fold hydrolase, whose product MTVVLVHGLEGSRQDWTEISELLAPDFRLVAPDLPWQAGNDYTWRAGGTPGQWLDRALSAVPGPIDAVVGHSFGANATLELLSTGRRFERVALLAPLYQPAGLPVDESLRQETREALASAVRTGLRLKLRSRALRPDLVGDMQRKLVDHVLPRAFPSFFEYLCATRELDLSGVDTRTLVLAGTRDVSLPPAGARALGEAMPAASIRLRGHYTHFCHQEQAAEVATELAEFLRVPVGRE is encoded by the coding sequence ATGACCGTGGTGCTGGTGCACGGCCTCGAGGGCAGCCGGCAGGACTGGACGGAGATATCGGAGCTGCTCGCGCCGGACTTCCGGCTGGTCGCGCCGGACCTGCCGTGGCAGGCGGGCAACGACTACACGTGGCGGGCCGGTGGTACGCCGGGGCAGTGGCTGGACCGGGCGCTTTCGGCTGTGCCGGGACCGATCGACGCCGTCGTGGGGCACTCGTTCGGGGCCAACGCCACGCTGGAACTCCTCAGCACGGGCCGCCGGTTCGAGCGGGTCGCCCTGCTGGCCCCGCTCTACCAGCCGGCCGGCCTCCCGGTCGACGAATCCCTGCGGCAGGAGACGCGCGAGGCGCTCGCTTCGGCTGTCCGCACGGGGCTGCGGTTGAAGCTGCGGAGCAGGGCGCTTCGGCCGGACCTGGTGGGGGACATGCAGCGCAAGCTGGTCGACCACGTGCTGCCGCGGGCGTTTCCGTCGTTCTTCGAGTACCTGTGCGCTACCCGGGAGCTTGATCTGTCCGGTGTGGACACTCGGACGCTGGTCCTTGCCGGTACCAGGGACGTCTCCCTGCCGCCGGCTGGCGCCCGCGCTCTCGGTGAAGCGATGCCCGCGGCTTCTATCCGCTTGCGTGGCCATTACACGCACTTCTGTCATCAGGAGCAGGCGGCGGAGGTCGCCACGGAGCTGGCCGAGTTCCTCCGCGTCCCGGTGGGTCGCGAGTGA
- a CDS encoding AMP-binding protein, translating into MTGDSRTPARLDGLLAAAAKAHPSRPALVDGDRTWTYAELDAAVDDLARELELTGVRPGDRIGVFAAKSAEAVLGIHAGLRAGAVVAPLDVRGPVARTRRMREQAGFSLLLTTPSVLGAARSVAGTDDELGELGHGLGWLCCEPAPPAATATEGGYVLFTSGSTGWPKGVLLSHENVAHFATWAADEVGLKPTDRVGSQAALTFDLSTFDLFSTAAAGACAVLMPERIKAFPRDVAGWLTDNAVTVLYAVPSLYQELLERGGVRDGLPTALRALLYAGEPFSPHALEQYLKLLDGKPAYNLYGPTETNVCTFTRVPPDWTAERELTVGAAIPGDVVDVFDESGRPTDGDGEICVAGATVFQGYLEAGELRDPTRRLRFRDGIVRRAYLTGDLGSRAPGGRIRLRGRRDVQVKRRGYRIDLGELESVAAELAGIGAVAAVQKPGGEIWVYAAGSAADSDVLRHLGGHLPAYMLPDRVVRLDALPVNDRGKTDRLALAAAPPPELPTGDETRGSR; encoded by the coding sequence ATGACAGGGGACAGCCGGACACCGGCCAGGCTCGACGGCCTGCTCGCCGCGGCCGCGAAGGCGCATCCGTCGCGGCCGGCGCTGGTCGACGGCGACCGCACCTGGACCTACGCCGAGCTCGACGCGGCCGTCGACGACCTGGCGCGGGAGCTCGAGCTGACCGGGGTGCGCCCGGGCGACCGGATCGGCGTCTTCGCCGCGAAGTCGGCCGAAGCGGTCCTCGGCATCCATGCGGGCCTGCGGGCGGGTGCCGTGGTGGCCCCGCTCGACGTCCGCGGCCCGGTCGCCCGGACCCGCCGGATGCGGGAGCAGGCCGGGTTCTCCCTGCTGCTCACCACGCCGTCGGTGCTCGGCGCCGCCCGTTCGGTGGCTGGGACGGACGACGAGCTGGGCGAACTCGGCCACGGCCTCGGCTGGCTGTGCTGCGAACCCGCCCCGCCGGCCGCGACCGCCACCGAAGGCGGGTACGTCCTGTTCACCTCGGGCAGCACCGGCTGGCCCAAAGGCGTCTTGCTCTCGCACGAGAACGTCGCCCACTTCGCGACCTGGGCGGCCGACGAGGTCGGCTTGAAGCCCACGGACCGCGTCGGCTCGCAGGCGGCGCTGACGTTCGACCTGTCCACCTTCGACCTGTTCAGCACCGCCGCCGCGGGAGCGTGCGCCGTCCTGATGCCCGAGCGCATCAAGGCCTTCCCCCGCGACGTGGCCGGCTGGCTCACCGACAACGCGGTGACCGTGCTGTACGCCGTTCCGTCCCTGTACCAGGAACTGCTCGAGCGAGGCGGCGTCCGCGACGGACTCCCGACCGCGCTGCGCGCCCTGCTCTACGCGGGCGAGCCCTTCTCGCCGCACGCGCTGGAGCAGTACCTCAAGCTTCTGGACGGCAAGCCCGCGTACAACCTCTACGGACCGACCGAGACGAACGTCTGCACGTTCACCCGGGTGCCGCCGGACTGGACGGCGGAGCGGGAACTCACCGTCGGCGCGGCCATTCCGGGCGACGTCGTGGACGTGTTCGACGAGTCCGGCCGGCCCACCGACGGCGACGGCGAGATCTGTGTGGCGGGCGCGACCGTGTTCCAGGGCTACCTGGAGGCGGGCGAGCTGCGCGACCCGACGCGGCGGCTGCGGTTCCGCGACGGGATCGTGCGCCGGGCCTACCTCACCGGTGACCTCGGCTCCCGCGCCCCCGGCGGCCGGATCCGGCTGCGCGGCCGGCGCGACGTCCAGGTCAAGCGGCGCGGGTACCGCATCGACCTCGGCGAGCTCGAGAGCGTCGCCGCCGAACTGGCCGGCATCGGCGCGGTCGCCGCCGTGCAGAAGCCCGGCGGCGAGATCTGGGTGTACGCCGCCGGTTCCGCCGCGGACTCCGACGTCCTGCGCCACCTCGGCGGGCACCTGCCGGCCTACATGCTTCCCGACCGGGTCGTCCGGCTGGACGCGTTGCCGGTCAACGACCGCGGAAAGACCGACCGGCTGGCGCTCGCCGCGGCGCCGCCGCCCGAACTCCCCACCGGGGACGAGACGAGGGGATCACGATGA
- a CDS encoding pyridoxal-phosphate-dependent aminotransferase family protein, with translation MAHLMIPGPCRPDPDDELVLGEPVQPHYGPGWVPQLRQVLDDLTALLGARRTYLLPGSGSAALDAALFNLFEPGQRVVVVESGYFGRRLAAMARAHGLEVRIAAVEPGRPVNPRWVADLVRDCHGVLVTHVETSTAVRHPVAELAEVAHAAGAVLLVDAIAAAGGERIDMAGMGIDALVTASQKGLGGAAGLGVVALADGGRERVLSRSCRPPSWYFDLRTWDEAAAESPEWEPTPVTMPTSLVRVLAASVHRIRETGADAWISRRAALAAECRAGLRRLGLRLSASEECAANLVVVVRDPRADAIREHLTRTAGIMVAGGLTPYPEQEAFRIGLVGRTATVPMVELLLHEIGEALRQPGRLRNAA, from the coding sequence ATGGCGCATCTGATGATCCCCGGGCCGTGCCGCCCGGATCCGGACGACGAGCTGGTGCTCGGCGAGCCGGTCCAGCCGCACTACGGTCCCGGCTGGGTTCCCCAGCTGCGGCAGGTGCTCGACGATCTGACCGCGCTGCTCGGCGCGCGGCGGACCTACCTGCTGCCCGGTTCCGGCTCGGCCGCGCTCGACGCGGCGCTGTTCAACCTGTTCGAGCCGGGCCAGCGGGTGGTGGTCGTCGAATCCGGCTACTTCGGCCGCCGGCTGGCGGCGATGGCCCGGGCCCACGGGCTCGAGGTGCGGATCGCCGCGGTCGAGCCGGGCCGGCCGGTCAACCCGCGCTGGGTGGCCGACCTGGTCCGCGACTGCCACGGCGTGCTGGTGACGCACGTGGAGACCTCGACCGCGGTCCGCCACCCGGTGGCGGAGCTGGCCGAGGTGGCCCACGCCGCGGGTGCGGTGCTCCTGGTCGACGCCATCGCCGCGGCGGGCGGCGAGCGGATCGACATGGCGGGCATGGGGATCGACGCGCTCGTCACGGCGTCGCAGAAGGGCCTCGGCGGCGCGGCGGGCCTCGGCGTGGTGGCACTGGCCGACGGCGGCCGCGAGCGGGTGCTCAGCCGCTCGTGCCGGCCCCCGAGCTGGTACTTCGACCTGCGCACGTGGGACGAGGCCGCGGCGGAGAGCCCGGAGTGGGAACCGACCCCGGTGACCATGCCGACCAGCCTGGTGCGCGTGCTGGCCGCCAGCGTGCACCGCATCCGCGAAACCGGCGCCGACGCGTGGATTTCCCGGCGCGCCGCTTTGGCCGCCGAATGCCGCGCCGGACTTCGCCGGCTCGGCCTGCGTCTGTCGGCCTCGGAGGAATGTGCCGCGAACCTGGTCGTGGTCGTGCGCGATCCGCGCGCGGACGCCATCCGGGAGCACCTCACCCGTACGGCCGGGATCATGGTCGCCGGCGGGCTGACGCCGTACCCGGAGCAGGAGGCCTTCCGGATCGGCCTCGTCGGACGCACGGCCACGGTGCCGATGGTCGAGCTGCTGCTGCACGAGATCGGCGAGGCACTGCGTCAGCCGGGACGGCTGCGAAACGCGGCCTGA